Proteins encoded by one window of Myxococcales bacterium:
- a CDS encoding glutathione S-transferase, producing MIIVHHLERSRSHRVLWLLEELGLPYELVTYQRDPKTILAPPELRAIHPLGKSPVITDDGVTVAESGAILEYLVERHGGGRLAPAVGTPEHLRYRYFLHYAEGSLMPPLLVKLIASKIASAKMPFFARPIAKKIAGSLEASFVGPNLTRHLAFLEAELTGRAWFCGDELTAADVQMSYPLEAALARGGEAARTANLTRVLAAMRARPAYARAIERGGPIMLD from the coding sequence ATGATCATCGTCCACCATCTCGAGCGCTCGCGCTCGCACCGCGTGCTGTGGCTGCTCGAGGAGCTGGGCCTGCCGTACGAGCTGGTCACCTACCAGCGCGATCCCAAGACGATCCTGGCGCCGCCGGAGCTGCGCGCGATCCACCCGCTCGGGAAGTCGCCGGTGATCACCGACGACGGGGTCACGGTCGCCGAGTCGGGCGCGATCCTCGAGTACCTGGTCGAGCGACACGGCGGCGGCCGGCTGGCGCCGGCGGTCGGGACGCCCGAGCACCTGCGCTACCGCTACTTTCTGCACTACGCCGAGGGCTCGCTGATGCCGCCGCTGCTGGTGAAGCTGATCGCGTCGAAGATCGCGAGCGCGAAGATGCCGTTCTTCGCGCGGCCGATCGCGAAGAAGATCGCCGGCTCGCTCGAGGCCTCGTTCGTCGGGCCCAACCTGACCCGCCACCTGGCGTTCCTCGAGGCCGAGCTGACCGGGCGCGCCTGGTTCTGCGGCGACGAGCTGACCGCCGCCGACGTCCAGATGAGCTACCCGCTCGAGGCCGCGCTGGCCCGCGGCGGCGAGGCCGCGCGCACCGCCAACCTCACCCGGGTGCTGGCGGCGATGCGCGCCCGGCCGGCCTACGCCCGCGCGATCGAGCGCGGCGGTCCGATCATGCTCGACTGA
- a CDS encoding PD40 domain-containing protein yields MLLRHFAARAAVLVALVGCGSTSGDDTIEPGSTLVVTPAEAQLEVLNGTPVSQPFTVMLVEPGGPGRDVTAEVAWSLSDPAFGDFAGATFTARGGRAGKGMVHATLDTLVGDAQIEITLRGVRVAADVPPGAPGLFAGATDDPAQAPDLVYPADQVIVPANLGDFEAHWTDGHGHDLFEVSLVGDHVDQRVYVRAGATGWTAFTPTEWETAARSAEQLTLGVRGLTEASPAVAGTAASHRVFHGREDLQGGLYYWAATAAAGQPYGIFRYDFGAVGQPAEEFYTNTQAGRCVACHALSRDGTRMAITYDGGDGAASVVDVATRTAIPSPAAWNFATYSPDGSRLITSSRGVLTVRDGTTAAPISTVPITGWGTHPDFAPGGDALAYVQATSPGADWHFGGGIITTIPYDAGAGTFGAPRPLVTDGGNNYYPSYSPDGQWLLFNRSTEDAYDDASAELWVVKADGSAPPRKLDLANVAGGLTNSWARWAPFRQTFAGGAVVEDMYWITFSSKRAFGVRQPAGKPQIWMAAFFPGRIAMGGDPTGPAFRLPFQDLGSNNHIAQWTETVVPIGRMVPTGAAR; encoded by the coding sequence ATGCTGCTCCGTCACTTCGCGGCGCGCGCCGCCGTCCTCGTGGCCCTGGTCGGGTGCGGATCGACCAGCGGCGACGACACGATCGAGCCCGGCTCGACCCTGGTCGTGACCCCGGCCGAGGCCCAGCTCGAGGTCTTGAATGGGACGCCCGTCAGCCAGCCGTTCACGGTCATGCTGGTCGAGCCCGGCGGCCCCGGCCGCGACGTGACCGCCGAGGTCGCGTGGTCGCTGTCGGACCCGGCCTTCGGCGACTTCGCCGGCGCCACCTTCACCGCCCGCGGCGGCCGCGCCGGCAAGGGCATGGTCCACGCCACGCTCGACACGCTGGTCGGCGACGCCCAGATCGAGATCACCCTGCGCGGCGTCCGGGTCGCCGCCGACGTCCCGCCCGGCGCGCCCGGCCTGTTCGCCGGCGCCACCGACGATCCCGCCCAGGCGCCCGACCTGGTCTACCCGGCTGATCAGGTGATCGTGCCCGCCAACCTCGGCGACTTCGAGGCCCACTGGACCGACGGCCACGGCCACGATCTGTTCGAGGTCAGCCTCGTCGGCGATCACGTCGACCAGCGCGTCTACGTGCGCGCCGGCGCCACCGGCTGGACGGCCTTCACGCCGACCGAGTGGGAGACCGCGGCGCGCTCGGCCGAGCAGCTCACGCTCGGCGTGCGCGGCCTGACCGAGGCCAGCCCGGCGGTCGCCGGCACCGCCGCCAGCCACCGCGTGTTCCACGGCCGCGAGGATCTCCAGGGCGGCCTGTACTACTGGGCCGCCACCGCCGCCGCCGGTCAGCCCTACGGCATCTTCCGCTACGACTTCGGCGCGGTCGGCCAGCCGGCCGAGGAGTTCTACACCAACACCCAGGCCGGGCGCTGCGTCGCCTGCCACGCGCTGTCGCGCGACGGCACCCGCATGGCCATCACCTACGACGGCGGCGACGGCGCCGCGTCGGTGGTCGACGTCGCGACCCGCACCGCGATCCCGAGCCCGGCCGCCTGGAACTTCGCCACCTACTCGCCCGACGGCAGCCGCCTGATCACCAGCTCGCGCGGCGTCCTGACCGTGCGCGACGGCACCACCGCCGCGCCGATCTCGACGGTGCCGATCACCGGCTGGGGCACGCACCCCGACTTCGCGCCCGGCGGCGACGCGCTCGCGTACGTCCAGGCGACCTCGCCCGGCGCCGACTGGCACTTCGGCGGCGGCATCATCACGACGATCCCGTACGACGCCGGCGCCGGCACGTTCGGCGCGCCGCGGCCGCTGGTCACCGACGGCGGCAACAACTACTACCCGTCGTACTCGCCCGACGGCCAGTGGCTCTTGTTCAACCGCTCGACCGAGGACGCCTACGACGACGCCTCGGCCGAGCTGTGGGTGGTCAAGGCCGACGGCTCGGCGCCGCCGCGCAAGCTCGACCTCGCCAACGTCGCCGGCGGCCTCACCAACTCGTGGGCGCGCTGGGCGCCGTTCCGCCAGACCTTCGCCGGTGGCGCCGTGGTCGAGGACATGTACTGGATCACCTTCTCGAGCAAGCGCGCGTTCGGCGTGCGCCAGCCCGCGGGCAAGCCGCAGATCTGGATGGCCGCGTTCTTTCCCGGCCGCATCGCGATGGGCGGCGATCCCACCGGCCCGGCCTTCCGCCTGCCGTTCCAGGATCTCGGCTCGAACAACCACATCGCGCAGTGGACCGAGACCGTCGTGCCGATCGGCCGCATGGTCCCGACCGGCGCCGCGCGCTGA
- a CDS encoding DUF1588 domain-containing protein: MRSARLVLALGLAGAAACGDSSAPDDTGDDVPADYWDQRLAERTLDYNAALRTAALRLTGGLPSLAEIKAVADAGDPAAQKVVYESLLRNYLEGPRFANQMLGFWRDSMKIGGSARLDTAPAFAAQVAVENRAYTELLTAATGTCPTFDATAGTFTPADCGNGVTPAAGVLADPGAMAQFQSNLAFRRVRWVQELFACTAFPVELTGEPPEGAPTFLSAWPMESIAGTSNGGTIDFHDQSAVICANCHTTMNHVAPLFGNFDDDGQQQATIQVKTPQLGTPLALRSDWLPGAEPTAWRFGAPAADLPALGAAMAADPAIAECAVARLWGWALGKGDIVDTLTVIPREVIDAQVLAFQANGMKVKDAIFAVYSSDDFVRF, translated from the coding sequence ATGCGCAGTGCTCGTCTCGTTCTCGCGCTCGGCCTGGCCGGCGCCGCCGCCTGCGGCGACTCGTCGGCCCCCGACGACACCGGCGACGACGTCCCCGCCGACTACTGGGACCAGCGGCTGGCCGAGCGGACGCTCGACTACAACGCCGCGCTGCGGACCGCGGCGCTGCGCCTGACCGGCGGGCTGCCGAGCCTGGCCGAGATCAAGGCCGTGGCCGACGCCGGCGACCCCGCCGCGCAGAAGGTCGTCTACGAGTCGCTCCTGCGCAACTACCTCGAGGGCCCGCGGTTCGCGAACCAGATGCTCGGCTTCTGGCGCGACTCGATGAAGATCGGCGGCAGCGCCCGCCTCGACACCGCGCCGGCGTTCGCCGCCCAGGTCGCGGTCGAGAACCGCGCGTACACCGAGCTCTTGACCGCGGCGACGGGCACCTGCCCCACCTTCGACGCGACCGCCGGCACGTTCACCCCGGCCGACTGCGGCAACGGCGTGACGCCCGCGGCCGGCGTGCTGGCGGACCCCGGCGCGATGGCGCAGTTCCAGTCGAACCTGGCGTTCCGGCGCGTGCGCTGGGTCCAGGAGCTGTTCGCGTGCACCGCGTTCCCGGTCGAGCTGACCGGCGAGCCGCCCGAGGGCGCGCCCACGTTCCTGTCGGCGTGGCCGATGGAGTCGATCGCCGGCACCTCGAACGGCGGCACGATCGACTTCCACGATCAGAGCGCGGTCATCTGCGCCAACTGCCACACGACGATGAACCACGTCGCGCCGCTGTTCGGGAACTTCGACGACGACGGCCAGCAGCAGGCGACGATCCAGGTCAAGACCCCGCAGCTCGGCACGCCGCTGGCGCTGCGCTCCGACTGGCTGCCCGGCGCCGAGCCGACCGCGTGGCGGTTCGGCGCGCCGGCCGCGGATCTCCCCGCGCTCGGCGCGGCCATGGCCGCCGACCCGGCCATCGCCGAGTGCGCGGTCGCGCGGCTCTGGGGCTGGGCCCTGGGCAAGGGCGACATCGTCGACACGCTGACCGTGATCCCGCGCGAGGTCATCGACGCCCAGGTGCTGGCGTTCCAGGCCAACGGCATGAAGGTGAAGGACGCCATCTTCGCCGTCTACTCCTCCGACGACTTCGTGAGGTTCTGA
- a CDS encoding class I SAM-dependent methyltransferase produces the protein MRWFVILVVCAAACSSGSSSSPAAGGGTGGSAAPRASDAPEVPIDDQSRFDQERQPERLIGLLGIKAGMTVADVGAGTGLLTVHVARAVFPGGHVVATDIDAAVLSYLGARMEAAGFDTVVEPRQVAATEPGLEPGRFDLILLAQVDHYFDDRVAWLTKAVPALKPDGRLAITNRMQHRAAVMAAAASVGLELVTEVNDLPGQFVALFARGPASGARPTPTKGAP, from the coding sequence GTGCGCTGGTTCGTCATCCTCGTCGTCTGCGCCGCCGCGTGCAGCAGCGGCTCGTCGTCGTCGCCCGCCGCTGGCGGCGGCACCGGCGGCAGCGCCGCCCCGCGCGCCAGCGACGCGCCCGAGGTCCCGATCGACGATCAGTCGCGCTTCGACCAGGAGCGCCAGCCCGAGCGCCTGATCGGCCTGCTCGGCATCAAGGCCGGCATGACCGTCGCCGACGTCGGCGCCGGCACCGGCCTGCTGACGGTCCACGTCGCGCGCGCGGTGTTCCCGGGCGGCCACGTGGTCGCCACCGACATCGACGCCGCGGTGCTGTCGTACCTGGGCGCGCGCATGGAGGCGGCCGGGTTCGACACCGTCGTCGAGCCGCGCCAGGTCGCGGCCACCGAGCCCGGGCTCGAGCCGGGGCGCTTCGACCTGATCCTCCTCGCGCAGGTCGACCACTACTTCGACGACCGCGTGGCGTGGCTGACCAAGGCGGTGCCGGCGCTCAAGCCCGACGGGCGCCTGGCGATCACCAACCGCATGCAGCACCGGGCCGCGGTCATGGCGGCGGCGGCCTCGGTCGGGCTCGAGCTCGTGACGGAAGTCAACGACCTGCCGGGACAGTTCGTGGCACTGTTCGCACGTGGCCCGGCCTCGGGCGCACGCCCCACGCCCACCAAGGGAGCCCCATGA
- a CDS encoding serine/threonine protein kinase, whose translation MADFTGMLAIIATFGSPVLIVREVLRHRERKSRMELEAAQQKALPAGAADEVAALTAERAKLRERVENLESIVCSVDYELNQKVGRLIEEQRMLAASQVGAPALPAPAAGAAAAPSPSPSPSPSPSPSPSPSPPPALERTATAHALVPGTSSAGGLTVGSVLANRYRIERLLGRGGMGAVYLAHDEVLDDTVAVKVIASAFASDEAAMVERFRREAAAARKVSSPNVIRIHDLGEARPGLLYLSMEYFPGRTLAEVITARGLVPIPDCVDYLEQICTGLAAAHDVGVIHRDLKPHNVLVGERNSVKLIDFGLAKATAGAGLTATGVLLGTPNYMSPEQVRGKTVDAASDVYSLGALAFHLVCGRPPFAGDNAIAVGFAHCTEPAPAVRSLRPDAPAALDAVIARALAKSPMDRPRSATEFRAALTA comes from the coding sequence GTGGCTGACTTCACGGGGATGCTGGCGATCATCGCCACGTTCGGCTCGCCGGTGCTGATCGTGCGCGAGGTGCTGCGGCACCGCGAGCGCAAGTCGCGGATGGAGCTGGAGGCCGCGCAGCAGAAGGCGCTGCCGGCCGGGGCCGCCGACGAGGTCGCCGCGCTCACGGCCGAGCGGGCCAAGCTGCGCGAGCGGGTCGAGAACCTCGAGTCGATCGTGTGCAGCGTCGACTACGAGCTGAACCAGAAGGTCGGGCGGCTGATCGAGGAGCAGCGGATGCTGGCGGCCTCGCAGGTCGGCGCCCCCGCGTTGCCAGCGCCAGCGGCCGGCGCGGCAGCGGCCCCATCGCCATCGCCATCGCCGTCGCCGTCGCCGTCGCCGTCGCCGTCGCCGTCGCCTCCGCCAGCGCTCGAGCGCACCGCCACCGCCCACGCCCTGGTGCCGGGGACGTCGTCGGCGGGCGGCTTGACGGTCGGCTCGGTCCTGGCGAACCGCTACCGGATCGAGCGGCTGCTCGGGCGCGGCGGCATGGGCGCGGTCTACCTGGCCCACGACGAGGTCCTCGACGACACGGTCGCGGTCAAGGTGATCGCCTCGGCGTTCGCGTCCGACGAGGCGGCGATGGTCGAGCGCTTCCGGCGCGAGGCCGCGGCCGCGCGCAAGGTCAGCTCGCCCAACGTGATCCGCATCCACGACCTGGGCGAGGCCCGGCCGGGCCTCCTGTACCTGTCGATGGAGTACTTCCCGGGGCGGACCCTGGCCGAGGTGATCACCGCCCGCGGGCTGGTGCCGATCCCCGACTGCGTCGACTACCTGGAGCAGATCTGCACCGGCCTGGCCGCGGCCCACGACGTCGGGGTGATCCACCGCGATCTCAAGCCGCACAACGTGCTGGTCGGCGAGCGCAACTCGGTGAAGCTGATCGACTTCGGCCTGGCCAAGGCCACCGCCGGCGCTGGCCTGACCGCGACCGGCGTGCTGCTGGGGACGCCCAACTACATGTCGCCCGAGCAGGTCCGCGGCAAGACCGTGGACGCCGCCAGCGATGTGTACTCGCTGGGGGCGCTGGCGTTTCACCTGGTGTGCGGGCGGCCGCCGTTCGCCGGCGACAACGCCATCGCGGTCGGGTTCGCGCACTGCACGGAGCCGGCGCCGGCGGTGCGCAGCCTGCGGCCCGACGCGCCGGCCGCGCTCGACGCGGTCATCGCCCGGGCCCTGGCGAAGAGCCCGATGGATCGGCCGCGCTCGGCGACGGAGTTCCGGGCCGCGCTGACGGCGTGA
- a CDS encoding VWA domain-containing protein, whose product MLVDFLFELRKDGLKVSSHEWLALMEAMDLGLHDSSLDGFYRLARTVCVKDVADYDAFDRAFARYFQGVTEAALALTKDLEAWLADPQQLAQLTDAQIAQLKRLGLDELRALYEQRLKEQKERHDGGNRWIGTGGTSPFGNNGRNPAGMRVGSGGARSAMAVAGERRFQEYRRDIVLDVRQIDVALRGLRKLGRDGADEELDLDETVDETCKNAGDLELVFRPPRRNRVKVMLMMDVGGSMDPHAELASRLFTAASRAGRFAKFRSYYFHNCVYEHVYEDAHFTKRVAVADLISHSDKDEKLVMLGDALMHPAELLDPGGSYSYVAGSRSPGVEWLRRLSNHFRRTAWLNPEPDRYWSGSTIEVIAALFPMWQLTLDGLAGAVRYLVRGGQRPSVPNPTQWSKAAGG is encoded by the coding sequence ATGCTCGTCGACTTCCTGTTCGAGCTGCGCAAGGACGGCCTCAAGGTGTCGAGCCACGAGTGGCTCGCGCTGATGGAGGCGATGGACCTCGGGCTGCACGACAGCTCGCTCGACGGGTTCTACCGGCTGGCGCGGACGGTGTGCGTCAAGGACGTCGCCGACTACGACGCGTTCGATCGCGCGTTCGCGCGCTACTTCCAGGGCGTGACCGAGGCGGCGCTGGCGCTGACCAAGGACCTCGAGGCGTGGCTGGCCGATCCGCAGCAGCTGGCGCAGCTCACCGACGCGCAGATCGCGCAGCTCAAGCGGCTGGGCCTCGACGAGCTGCGCGCGCTGTACGAGCAGCGCCTCAAGGAGCAAAAGGAGCGCCACGACGGCGGCAACCGCTGGATCGGCACCGGCGGCACCTCGCCGTTCGGCAACAACGGGCGCAACCCGGCCGGCATGCGGGTCGGCAGCGGCGGCGCGCGCTCGGCGATGGCGGTGGCCGGCGAGCGCCGGTTCCAGGAGTACCGGCGCGACATCGTCCTCGACGTGCGCCAGATCGACGTGGCGCTGCGCGGCCTGCGCAAGCTCGGCCGGGACGGCGCCGACGAGGAGCTCGACCTCGACGAGACCGTCGACGAGACCTGCAAGAACGCCGGCGATCTCGAGCTGGTGTTCCGGCCGCCGCGGCGCAACCGGGTCAAGGTCATGCTGATGATGGACGTCGGCGGCTCGATGGATCCGCACGCCGAGCTGGCGTCGCGGCTGTTCACCGCGGCCTCGCGCGCGGGCCGGTTCGCCAAGTTCCGGAGCTACTACTTCCACAACTGCGTCTACGAGCACGTCTACGAGGACGCGCACTTCACCAAGCGCGTGGCCGTGGCCGACCTGATCAGCCACAGCGACAAGGACGAGAAGCTGGTCATGCTGGGCGACGCGCTGATGCACCCGGCCGAGCTGCTCGATCCCGGCGGCTCGTACAGCTACGTCGCCGGCTCGCGCAGCCCCGGCGTCGAGTGGCTGCGGCGCCTGAGCAACCACTTCCGCCGGACCGCCTGGCTCAACCCCGAGCCCGATCGCTACTGGAGCGGCAGCACGATCGAGGTGATCGCCGCGCTGTTCCCGATGTGGCAGCTGACGCTCGACGGCCTCGCCGGCGCGGTCCGCTACCTCGTGCGCGGCGGCCAGCGCCCGAGCGTGCCCAACCCGACGCAGTGGTCCAAGGCCGCCGGCGGCTGA
- a CDS encoding cupin domain-containing protein — protein MSTDPRRRLDEFPVHLGLGATVVPLARFTGTADWYERYGAGCVADGAEGRLVTMHTFSEPWAVWEVHPHGEELVVCTAGELTLHQEVDGAVQTVVLTAGEAAINPRGVWHTADVAGAATALFITAGLGTAHRPR, from the coding sequence ATGAGCACCGATCCGCGCCGCCGCCTCGACGAGTTCCCGGTCCACCTCGGCCTCGGCGCCACCGTCGTGCCGCTGGCACGCTTCACCGGCACCGCCGACTGGTACGAGCGCTACGGCGCCGGCTGCGTCGCCGACGGCGCCGAGGGGCGCCTGGTGACGATGCACACCTTCAGCGAGCCCTGGGCGGTGTGGGAGGTCCATCCCCACGGCGAGGAGCTGGTCGTGTGCACCGCGGGCGAGTTGACGCTGCACCAGGAGGTCGACGGCGCGGTCCAGACCGTCGTCCTCACCGCCGGGGAGGCCGCGATCAACCCGCGCGGGGTCTGGCACACCGCCGACGTCGCCGGCGCCGCCACCGCGCTGTTCATCACCGCCGGCCTGGGCACCGCGCACCGGCCGCGGTGA
- a CDS encoding MoxR family ATPase — MSFDQFGAGPAQFSQFTGTDTYIASDELRHSVNVAVALARPLLVRGEPGTGKTLLAENVAQALGLPLLRWHVKSTTKAKDGLYVYDTVARLHDSRFGDGDVKDVAHYIKLGPLGQALSAPSRVVLLIDEIDKADLEFPNDLLLELDAMRFRVDETGAEVVAQERPVVIITSNNEKELPDAFLRRCVFHYIEFPNRELMAKIVRVHHPDLVDKVLDQCLEVFYGLRATPKLRKRPTTSELIDWICALQKAGVDLSKIGGGIPFLGTLLKTEQDVELMGKRARA; from the coding sequence ATGTCCTTCGATCAGTTCGGCGCGGGGCCCGCGCAGTTCTCGCAGTTCACGGGCACCGACACGTACATCGCGTCGGACGAGCTGCGCCACTCGGTCAACGTCGCGGTGGCGCTGGCGCGGCCGCTCTTGGTGCGCGGCGAGCCCGGCACCGGCAAGACGCTGCTGGCCGAGAACGTGGCCCAGGCGCTGGGGCTGCCGCTCCTGCGCTGGCACGTCAAGTCGACGACCAAGGCCAAGGACGGCCTCTACGTCTACGACACCGTCGCGCGCCTGCACGACAGCCGCTTCGGTGACGGCGACGTCAAGGACGTGGCCCACTACATCAAGCTCGGGCCGCTGGGCCAGGCGCTGTCGGCGCCGAGCCGGGTCGTGCTGCTGATCGACGAGATCGACAAGGCCGACCTGGAGTTCCCCAACGATCTGCTGCTCGAGCTCGACGCGATGCGGTTCCGGGTCGACGAGACCGGCGCCGAGGTGGTCGCGCAGGAGCGGCCGGTCGTGATCATCACGTCGAACAACGAGAAGGAGCTGCCCGACGCGTTCCTGCGCCGGTGCGTGTTCCACTACATCGAGTTCCCGAACCGCGAGCTGATGGCCAAGATCGTGCGGGTCCACCACCCCGACCTCGTCGACAAGGTCCTCGACCAGTGCCTCGAGGTGTTCTACGGCCTGCGCGCGACGCCCAAGCTGCGCAAGCGGCCCACGACCAGCGAGCTGATCGACTGGATCTGCGCGCTGCAGAAGGCCGGCGTCGACCTGAGCAAGATCGGCGGCGGCATCCCGTTCCTCGGCACGCTGCTCAAGACCGAGCAGGACGTCGAGCTCATGGGCAAGCGCGCCCGGGCCTAG